The sequence AGGAAAGCGAGGGTGGACTCGGCGCCCTGGTTCTCGTTGGCGCGATCGGGGTGCAGCCCGTCGCGGCAGCCGCCGGACGATGGGTCGTACAGCAGCAGGCCGAGATCGTTCCGTCCCAGGAACCACTCAAAGGCCCGCCGGGCTTCTTCTTGCCAGCGGGCCTCGCCGGTGATCCCCGAGGCCGCCAGGCACGCCGAGACCATGGTCTGCGCTTCGACAGGCTGCTGATCGAAGCGGGCGCGCTCCCCGCCCCGGCGATAGAATCCATTGGAGCCGATGGGCGCGAAGTGCCCCTTGCGCGATCGCTGGACGCTCGCCAGCCACTCCAGGGAGGTCAGGCCGGCCTCGATCATATCGGACCGCCCCATCCACCGGCCGCACTCCAGCAGGGCATGCGGCAGGCTGGCGTTGCAGTAGGCCACGATCTCCTCGAACCAGGGCCAGTCCGGGGAGGCCGTCCGCCGGTAGGCGTCCAGGAGCCGGCCGGCCAGCACCTCGCGCGCCTGCCGGGCCGCCCGGTCCCCGGAGAACCGCCTGAGGTACTCCTGGATGCCGAAGAGGGCGAATGCCCAGGCCCGCGGGCTGGTGAAGTCCAGCACCGTCGGGAGCGCCTGGTCAAACAGCCTGCCGGCAGGCCCCCGGAGGCCCGCATGTATGGACCGGTCCACGACCACCCCGAGGGCCCACAGGGCGCGGGCGTGGCTGTCCTCCGAACCCGCCCGCTCCAGCCACCGGCGATCAAATGGAAGGAAGTTCCGGAACCGGCCCGACGGGCCATCGAAGGCATGCCAAAGAAAGGCCAGGTAGCGCGACGCCAGATCATGGGCCTCGTCGATGGCCACATCCCCCGCCTCTTCCAGCAAGACGGCCGCGATGAGGGCCCGGGCGTTGTCGTCGGTGGTATACCCTTCGTCGTAGTTTGGCACCGTGAAGACGGCGTGCTGCATGATCCCCACATCGTCAGTCAGACGATGCAGGTGGTCGGGCTTGAGGGCCGGCAGCTCGACAGCCGGCAGCTCGACGGGCCGCTCCCGCAGAGGCTTGACCGCGAACGCCGGCCGCGGCCGGCGCATCCGATCCTGGCGTGCCCGCTCGAAACTCTCCACGTACTTCCGCGCGATGACCGGCCAGATCATCTCGCGGCCATAGAGGTACGCGCGCTTGCGCATGGCGTGCCGCTCGGCCTCGTTGTCGAGCAGTTCGATGACCCGCTGGGCGATGGCCTGGGGATTCCGGAAGGGCACCAGCACCCCGCGCCCGTCCGCCAGGAGTTCCTCGGCATGCCAGTATGGCGTCGAGACGACGGCTTTCCCCGCGCCAACCGCGTAGCTCAGCGTGCCCGAGGCGATCTGCGCCGGGTTGAGATACGGTGTGATGTAGATGTCCGCGGCCCCGATGACCTGCACGAGTCTCTCGAGGCTGACGAACCGGTTGTCAAAGATGACGTGCTGGCCCACCCCGCGCGCCTGGGTCAGCCGTTCCAGGGACAGCCGGTACGATTCGCCTTCCCGGCGCCGCACGTGTGGATGAGTGGCGCCCAGTATGATGTAGACCACATTGGGGTAGCGCGCCAGGATGGCCGGGAGCGCTTCGAGCGCGTATTCGATTCCTCTGTTGGGAGATAGCAACCCGAAGGTCAGCAAGACCTGCCGGCCTTCCAGCCCAAACCGGCCCTTGTAGAGGTTGGGATCGACAAACGGCACGTCGGGAATGCCGTGGGGTATGGTGTCGATCTTCGCTTCGGGCGCACCATACAGCTCCCGGAGAAAGTCGGCGGCGCGCTGGTTCATGACCACCAGCCGGTCCGAGCACTGAACCAGCTCCTCCAGGACCCGGCGCTGCAGGGGGTCGGGCTCACGCAAAATCGTGTGCAGCGTGGTGACTATCGGCATGCGGAGGTCGCGCAGCATCGCCAGGAGATGGCTGCCGGCGGGCCCGCCGAAGATGCCGTACTCGTGCTGCACGCAGACCACGTCGACGTTATTGATGTTTAGGAATTCCGCCGCGCGCCGGTAGGAGGTGAAGTCCCCTTCTTCGATTTCGAAGCGCACGCGGGGAGGATACGCGCAACCCGTGGCAGTGTCGTTCACCGCGACGGCAAAGCACGTCACCTCAGGGCACCCGGCGCCCAGGGCGTCACAGAGATCGCCGGTAAAGGTGGCGATCCCGCACTGCCGGGGCGGGTAGGTTCCGATCACAGCCACCTCGAGTGGCCGCGCGCGGTTCTGGCGGTCCATGGACGCTGTACACCTCGCTGTGGGCGACCCGGCGCCCGACACTCGCGGGGATTCGATGCGAGACCGGCTCCGCGGCCGCCACCAATGCCCAGCGAGGGCGTGACGGCGGCCCGGCGTGCGCCGGACTCGGTAGTCTGTGCGCAGAACCTCAGGACAAACAAACTATAACATGAATCCGGCGTGAAGATGCAGGTTTCCACCGCACCCGGTTTCGTTGGACACCCGATAATGAGAGGGGGTCCCCATGGGAGACGGGAGGTCAGCGGTGGCAAAGCCAAGTCGTCCGCACGAGAATCGGTGGTCTGCCCGGAAGAAGGCCGATGCGGTCGTCCGCCTGCTGCGCGGGGAGAGTCTGGATGAGCTCAGCCGCGAGTTGCGCGTGGAAGCCCACCGGCTGCAGGCCTGGCGCGATGAGTTTGTGGCTGGCGGCCTCGATGGGTTGAAGGGCAAGCCCCTGGCGCCGGAGGACCGCCGGCTGAGGGAGGCCGAGCGCACGCTCGGCGAGCTGACGATGGAGAACGAGGTGCTCCGGGCGGTGGCCTGAGGGAGGGGGCTCCAGATCCCGCTCAGGAAGCCGCTGAGGTGAGCGAGGAGACCGGGGTGGCGCTGGTCCGTGTCTGCCGGTTGCTCACTGCGCCGCGCGGACCCAGGCCGCTGGTAGGCGATGAGGCCCCTTTCTATTGATTGCTCTTATCTACCGATCTTCTTAGCCAGCGCTTCGCGATCCCCTCCGCTCATGCCGGCGATGTATCTGACCAGTTTCTTGCGGGACTCGATGTCGTACTGAGTGGTGATGGCAATCTGCTCCATGATGGGCGAGCCGCCGCCGTGGTAGTTGCCGATGTGGATGATCCCGCCGGTGGCGGAGCACATCGTGTCGCCCAGGAATCTCCAGAACTGCGCCTGATCCTCGGCGGACATTCTGGCACTGCGCTTGGTGTATTTCAGAAGCGCTTCGCCGGTCGCCGGATTGACGAAATCCTTCTCATGCGGGAAGGTCGCGACGACACCGCCGGCCAGATCGCAGAGAATTTCCGCTTCACGCCAGACCTCTTCGCCGGTAAGACAACGGCCGACGTTGCAGTAGATGGAGTGCGGGATGAAAGAACCGGGGCCGTAGGGCATGAAGCCAGCGCCGGGAATGTAGACTTCGGGTTTGCCCAGATCGGATGCCGTGTAACCGGCGGCGTAACCCAGTTCGGTCGTCATGATGATCTCGGCGAGTTTCTCGCGGACATGCGGTTCCTTGTGGATGTTGTTGCATTCTGCCGCCAGCGCCGCCGCGCCCAGCAGCACGTCGCCGATGGCGGGCTTGCAGCCGGAATAGGAATGGCGATGGAACAAGGCAAACAAGAGCGCCAGGATGCCGCCGTGCTCGTGCTCGCCCGCCAGGAAGACTCTCTCCCAGGGCACGAAGCAGTCTTCGAAGATCAGGTAGGAGTCGGTGAGCCCCGGGGTGAAACCGCGTTTGTAATGTTCGCGCCGACGGTAGTTATGAATGGTCGCCACTTGTTTCATGCCGTCACAGTCCGCGGGCACGGCAAATGCCACAGCGTAATCCTTGTCCTCGGGACGAAGCGCCCGTGTGGGTAGAACGAGAATCTCGTCGGAGACGGAGGCTTCCGAAATGTGGACCTTGCAGCCCTCGACGATAATGCCGTCCTTGGTTCTCTCCTTGATATACACGTAGGAGCCGGGGTTGGGCTGGTCGGCCGGCCGCAGCATCCGGTCGCCCTTCACATCGGTCTGTGCGCAGGCCGCGATCATGTCTTCCTTCTGGAAACGGACGAGCCACTTCTTGAAGTTTTCGTGATACTGGGTAGCGCCTTTGTTGGCCTTGTCCGCCTCATAGGACACATTGTAGATGGCGTTGGCGCCATCGATGCCCATGCAGCGCTGGACACAGCCGCCGACTTTCTGGCACAGCATGCGGGTCATGTCCTGCTTTTTGTGTAGATCTTCCTTGTTCTGATGAATGTGCGTGAAGCGGTTGATCTTCTCTCCCGTGAGGTGAGAGGTGGCGGTCATCAGGCCTTCA comes from bacterium and encodes:
- a CDS encoding glycosyltransferase family 4 protein translates to MDRQNRARPLEVAVIGTYPPRQCGIATFTGDLCDALGAGCPEVTCFAVAVNDTATGCAYPPRVRFEIEEGDFTSYRRAAEFLNINNVDVVCVQHEYGIFGGPAGSHLLAMLRDLRMPIVTTLHTILREPDPLQRRVLEELVQCSDRLVVMNQRAADFLRELYGAPEAKIDTIPHGIPDVPFVDPNLYKGRFGLEGRQVLLTFGLLSPNRGIEYALEALPAILARYPNVVYIILGATHPHVRRREGESYRLSLERLTQARGVGQHVIFDNRFVSLERLVQVIGAADIYITPYLNPAQIASGTLSYAVGAGKAVVSTPYWHAEELLADGRGVLVPFRNPQAIAQRVIELLDNEAERHAMRKRAYLYGREMIWPVIARKYVESFERARQDRMRRPRPAFAVKPLRERPVELPAVELPALKPDHLHRLTDDVGIMQHAVFTVPNYDEGYTTDDNARALIAAVLLEEAGDVAIDEAHDLASRYLAFLWHAFDGPSGRFRNFLPFDRRWLERAGSEDSHARALWALGVVVDRSIHAGLRGPAGRLFDQALPTVLDFTSPRAWAFALFGIQEYLRRFSGDRAARQAREVLAGRLLDAYRRTASPDWPWFEEIVAYCNASLPHALLECGRWMGRSDMIEAGLTSLEWLASVQRSRKGHFAPIGSNGFYRRGGERARFDQQPVEAQTMVSACLAASGITGEARWQEEARRAFEWFLGRNDLGLLLYDPSSGGCRDGLHPDRANENQGAESTLAFLLALLEMRLAEHVMRPADAIVPEVPAAPVLSQPVVVHP
- a CDS encoding helix-turn-helix domain-containing protein; translation: MAKPSRPHENRWSARKKADAVVRLLRGESLDELSRELRVEAHRLQAWRDEFVAGGLDGLKGKPLAPEDRRLREAERTLGELTMENEVLRAVA
- a CDS encoding 4-hydroxyphenylacetate 3-hydroxylase N-terminal domain-containing protein — its product is MRTKQDFINALSKMKRNVYYDGNLIDRTDELQMDCIHTIGTTYDEAARPENEGLMTATSHLTGEKINRFTHIHQNKEDLHKKQDMTRMLCQKVGGCVQRCMGIDGANAIYNVSYEADKANKGATQYHENFKKWLVRFQKEDMIAACAQTDVKGDRMLRPADQPNPGSYVYIKERTKDGIIVEGCKVHISEASVSDEILVLPTRALRPEDKDYAVAFAVPADCDGMKQVATIHNYRRREHYKRGFTPGLTDSYLIFEDCFVPWERVFLAGEHEHGGILALLFALFHRHSYSGCKPAIGDVLLGAAALAAECNNIHKEPHVREKLAEIIMTTELGYAAGYTASDLGKPEVYIPGAGFMPYGPGSFIPHSIYCNVGRCLTGEEVWREAEILCDLAGGVVATFPHEKDFVNPATGEALLKYTKRSARMSAEDQAQFWRFLGDTMCSATGGIIHIGNYHGGGSPIMEQIAITTQYDIESRKKLVRYIAGMSGGDREALAKKIGR